The nucleotide sequence TGCCGGCCGGCCAGGCCGTGACGGGCGACGAGGTCGGCCGTGGAGGTGGCCAGGCCATGGTGCCGGGCGATGACGACGAAATCGTCGAGGGCCGCGGGCGGCAGGCGTCCCACGGCCGGCCTAGTGGCGCCTTCCCGAAATCCGTGCAGACGAATTGCGGGAAGGGTATTTCGAACGCATTGTTTTTTCCGTAAAAAATATTGCCATATTTTTTACCGGACGCCGCCCTCGCCTTCGTGGCCGCTGTCGTCGGCCTCGTCGTCCCCCGGGGCGTCCTGGGGCTTGAGCTTGCGGCGCAGGCTTTCGCGGCTGATGCCCAGCAGCTTGGCGGCCCGGGTGCGGTTGCCGCCGCATTCGGCCAGGCAGGTCTCGATGGCCTCGCGTTCGAGTTCCTTGAGTCGGCCCACCTCGGCCTTCTGGGCCACGGCGCCGGCCACCGGCACCACGGCGACGACGCGCTCCAGGCTGTGGCGCACCTCGCGCGAGAGGTCCTCCACGTGGATGGTGTCGGTGTAGGCCAGGGCCACGGCCCGCTCGACCTCGTTTTCCAGCTCCCGGATGTTGCCCGGCCAGGGGTAGTGCATGAGCGCCTCGCGAGCCCGCTTGGAAAAGGTCATGCGGCCCCGGCCCATGTTGCGGGAGAATCCGGCCAGGAAGTTCTCGGCCAGAAGCGGGATGTCGTCGGTGCGTTCGCGCAGCGGCGGCAAATCCAGGTGCACGACCTTGATGCGGTAGTAGAGGTCGCGGCGGAAGCGCCCCAGTTCCAGGTCCTGCTTGAGGTCGCGGTTGGTGGCCGAGACCAGGCGGATGTCCACGTGCTGGGGGCCGCGCCCGCCCACGGGCACGACCTCGCCGAGCTCCAGCACGCGCAGGATCTTGGCCTGGCTGGCCTCGGTCATGTCGCCGATCTCGTCGAGGAACAGCGTCCCCCCGCTGGCCCCCTCGATGATGCCCTTGCGCTTTTCCACGCCCGTGGCCACGCCCTTTTCGATGCCGAAAAACTCGCTCTCGAACAGCGTCTCCGGCACGGCCGTGCAGTTGACGGCCATAAACGGCCCATGCCGCCGCCGGCCGGAATAGTGCACCACCTTGGCCACCATCTCCTTGCCCGTGCCGGTCTCGCCGGTGATGAGCACGTTGACCGTGGTTTCGGCCACGCGCTGGGCGAGCTGGAGCACCTTGGCCATGCGCGGGCTGGCGCCGATGACGCGCGAGGGCGAGAAATTCTGGCGCAGCTGGCTTTTGAGGGCGGCGTTTTCGATCTTGAGCTGCTTTTCGATGCGCCTGAGTTCCCCGTGGGAATTGTCCAGCCGGTCCACGGCCTCTTCCAGGAGCTTTT is from Solidesulfovibrio sp. and encodes:
- a CDS encoding sigma-54 dependent transcriptional regulator, with amino-acid sequence MPQPSPLPTPDLTAHLARFAALISDAAYEAASDEVLACRRLLDKIPGRPKAQGELLDRFEQMLAYVRDREKLLEEAVDRLDNSHGELRRIEKQLKIENAALKSQLRQNFSPSRVIGASPRMAKVLQLAQRVAETTVNVLITGETGTGKEMVAKVVHYSGRRRHGPFMAVNCTAVPETLFESEFFGIEKGVATGVEKRKGIIEGASGGTLFLDEIGDMTEASQAKILRVLELGEVVPVGGRGPQHVDIRLVSATNRDLKQDLELGRFRRDLYYRIKVVHLDLPPLRERTDDIPLLAENFLAGFSRNMGRGRMTFSKRAREALMHYPWPGNIRELENEVERAVALAYTDTIHVEDLSREVRHSLERVVAVVPVAGAVAQKAEVGRLKELEREAIETCLAECGGNRTRAAKLLGISRESLRRKLKPQDAPGDDEADDSGHEGEGGVR